One Sphingobacteruim zhuxiongii DNA window includes the following coding sequences:
- a CDS encoding DinB family protein, translated as MSTNVIISRDEFLNHWQEHRTLTRKTIEAFPENEIFTFSIGGMRVFGDLIKELLSIAAPGLDGIVHKKIEGYSHELPDLKTKADLLAEWDRQTVQINELFNRIPDEQFHETFNLFGEYEFPVYQNLLYFVDNEIHHRAQGFVYLRALGVEPPFFWDRY; from the coding sequence ATGAGCACAAATGTAATTATCAGCAGAGACGAGTTTTTGAATCATTGGCAAGAACATCGTACATTGACAAGGAAGACAATCGAGGCTTTTCCCGAAAATGAAATCTTTACATTCTCTATTGGTGGAATGCGCGTTTTCGGTGATTTAATAAAAGAGCTATTAAGTATTGCAGCACCGGGACTTGATGGTATCGTACATAAAAAAATAGAAGGTTATTCACATGAATTACCTGACTTGAAGACTAAGGCAGATTTGCTTGCAGAATGGGACAGGCAGACTGTTCAAATCAACGAGCTTTTTAATCGCATTCCTGATGAGCAGTTTCATGAAACCTTTAATCTTTTTGGGGAATATGAATTTCCAGTCTATCAGAATTTACTTTATTTTGTCGATAACGAGATTCATCATCGTGCGCAAGGCTTTGTTTATCTTCGCGCGTTAGGCGTGGAGCCACCTTTCTTTTGGGATAGATATTAA
- a CDS encoding nuclear transport factor 2 family protein: MKNLTKTFAIAALLFVSSVNVFATEIKDDKKILNKAVAENVVDEYINSTVKGNTLFIDEIFDNDFTHKVNAGNRQQAVKKAAYLKFLKENKGSEYNCDVNYEFVEKNANYSLARVTLDFGKFKRVDYVSMHMDQGQWKIDEVNSVYPR, translated from the coding sequence ATGAAAAATCTAACTAAAACCTTCGCAATCGCAGCATTATTATTCGTTTCATCTGTAAACGTATTTGCAACAGAAATTAAAGACGACAAGAAAATTTTAAACAAAGCCGTAGCTGAAAACGTAGTCGATGAATACATCAACAGTACCGTAAAAGGTAATACCTTATTTATCGATGAGATCTTCGACAATGACTTCACACATAAAGTAAATGCTGGTAATAGACAACAAGCAGTTAAAAAAGCAGCTTACCTTAAATTCTTAAAAGAGAATAAAGGAAGCGAGTACAACTGCGATGTTAACTATGAATTCGTAGAGAAGAATGCAAACTACAGCTTAGCGCGCGTAACGCTAGACTTCGGGAAATTTAAAAGAGTTGACTATGTATCCATGCATATGGATCAAGGACAATGGAAAATTGACGAGGTTAACTCCGTTTACCCTAGATAA